The following are from one region of the Candidatus Trichorickettsia mobilis genome:
- a CDS encoding Npt1/Npt2 family nucleotide transporter has product MALCYRNFFRSFLANFQNYSLIHLKFNKFFSKISVEFQNKPTKFINYIWPINSAELPKFLSITLLMFCILCIQNLIRALKDSIVNTMIGPETISFLKFWGVMPAAFCFTIVYVKLVSSIKSEYIFYLIISLFLTFFALFAFYIFPNHQLLHLSTDHAQQLISNYPNFKWFILLLSNWSFSLFYIIAELWPNVVFALLFWQFVNTITNVEESTRFYPLFGLLGQTGLYVSGQFLSNLADINQYFALQFNLSLLLDHVLSIQIILITVLILGIIALFIFWLLNHKILEASAVEQLKFKPGKIQVGLRESLRMVLSSRYIMLITILLVCYGLAINLVEGPWKAMAAKVYTTPTEFASFVGGYLKYTGIFTVGFVILGSSIVRTLGWYTAAIITPIMVLVTGLLFFTIANFQVAATLIVATFVFTDPAVMAVTIGAIQNVLSKSSKYTLFDSTKEMSYVPLDDDLKTKGKAAADVIGTKIGKSTSALLQSLIFMILPTASYQSISIYLMMIFTMVCVLWIWGVGELDTEYKTVIEKTNK; this is encoded by the coding sequence ATGGCATTATGTTATAGAAATTTTTTTCGTTCATTTCTTGCTAATTTTCAAAATTATTCCTTAATACATCTAAAATTCAACAAATTTTTTTCCAAAATCTCAGTAGAATTTCAAAATAAACCTACTAAATTTATCAATTACATTTGGCCAATTAACTCTGCTGAATTACCGAAATTTTTATCCATAACCTTGTTGATGTTTTGTATTTTATGTATCCAGAATCTAATTCGAGCTTTAAAAGATAGTATAGTCAATACCATGATTGGTCCGGAAACCATTTCATTCCTAAAATTCTGGGGAGTTATGCCAGCTGCATTCTGCTTTACTATAGTTTACGTCAAATTAGTAAGCAGTATTAAAAGTGAATATATTTTTTATCTAATAATATCCTTATTCTTAACATTTTTTGCTTTATTCGCTTTCTATATTTTTCCAAATCATCAATTACTGCATTTAAGCACAGATCATGCTCAACAGTTAATTAGTAACTATCCTAATTTTAAGTGGTTTATATTGTTATTATCAAATTGGAGTTTTTCATTATTTTATATAATTGCAGAATTATGGCCCAATGTGGTCTTTGCTTTATTATTTTGGCAATTTGTCAACACTATCACCAACGTTGAAGAATCAACAAGATTTTACCCATTATTTGGTTTGTTGGGTCAAACAGGACTTTATGTTTCCGGACAATTTTTATCTAATTTAGCAGATATTAACCAATATTTTGCACTACAATTTAATTTATCACTTTTATTGGATCATGTTTTATCAATACAGATAATATTAATTACCGTACTGATCTTAGGAATCATCGCATTATTTATATTCTGGTTACTGAACCATAAAATATTAGAAGCCTCTGCTGTTGAGCAATTAAAATTTAAGCCCGGTAAGATTCAGGTGGGGTTAAGAGAAAGTTTAAGAATGGTATTATCTTCACGATATATCATGTTAATTACTATTTTACTGGTCTGTTATGGGTTAGCAATTAATTTGGTAGAAGGACCATGGAAAGCAATGGCAGCCAAGGTTTATACTACGCCCACAGAATTTGCTAGTTTTGTTGGTGGTTACCTGAAATATACCGGTATTTTTACCGTGGGTTTTGTAATACTAGGGTCAAGCATAGTGAGAACACTAGGCTGGTATACTGCTGCTATCATTACACCCATAATGGTGTTGGTTACTGGTTTGTTATTTTTTACTATTGCTAATTTTCAAGTTGCAGCAACGTTAATAGTAGCTACTTTTGTTTTCACTGATCCTGCAGTTATGGCAGTAACTATCGGTGCTATCCAGAATGTTCTCAGCAAATCCAGTAAATATACTTTATTTGATTCCACCAAAGAAATGTCTTATGTACCTCTAGACGATGATTTAAAAACCAAAGGTAAAGCAGCAGCTGATGTTATCGGTACTAAAATTGGTAAATCAACTAGTGCGTTACTACAGTCGTTAATTTTTATGATTCTACCAACTGCTAGCTATCAATCAATCTCAATTTATTTAATGATGATCTTTACCATGGTCTGTGTTTTGTGGATTTGGGGTGTAGGGGAACTAGATACAGAATATAAGACAGTAATAGAAAAAACAAATAAATAA